One Ezakiella massiliensis genomic window, AACATCAACGATTTTAATTAAGCCAATGAATTCATCTTGTGGCATAATTTCGCCGTATTTACCATGTCTATCAGCATTTGGCATCTTGTGATTTGTCCATGGCATTTCTAGGTCTGCAAGAACTTCTGGCCTTTCATTACCAATATAGATTTGGTTTGGATAATAGCTTACAACATCATCAAAACTTCTTAAGTGTTTTGGAACTGCGTCCAAATACTTTTGTTCAGCATCAATCTTAGCTTGATCTTTTTCATGTTCAATAATAAACTTTGCGCTTGTTTGTGTTGTACCATTATGAATAACCATATCTGGACAATGCATCAATACATAACTGCTTCCTTTGTTTACTGAGTAACTCAATATATACACCTCCATAAATTTGCTATTTTTATAAATAGCCTTGCCATACACATATACCCAAAATTATATGTATATATCCATCTCAATTATACAATATTAGGCCAATAATAACAATACCCTTTTAATTTTTTTCGTTTTACCCTATAGAGTTTACTAATGATTATTTTTAAAAAGTTATCATTGGCTATTTTAAAACAAGTTCACATAAATTTACATAATCACCAAAAATTATTAAATTTATGCTCCAACAATTAAAAAATAAAACCGGGAACAAAACTGTCCCCGGTTGTTAGTGTACTAGTTATCAAAAACTGTTTGACCATCAACTTCTGTTGTTAATGCGTCAAGTGCTTTTCTAACTAATTTTTTCCTCAATTCATATTCTTCTTCTTTGGATAACTTTGGATCTCCAAGTGGGTGAGGAATAGCAATTGTAGGAACAATTCTATTAGCTCCAACTGTTTGTGAAATTGGAACAACAGTACACATGTGAACTACAGGTAGACCTGCACGTTCAATTTCCTTAACCATCGTTGCACCGCAACGTGTACAGGTGCCTCAGGTTGAGGTCATAATTACAGCGTCAACACCATCTGCAATTAATTTTTGTGCGTATTCTGCAGCAAATTTCTTAGCACTTGCTACAGCTGTTCCGTTACCAACTGTTGTATAGAATTTGTTGTGAAGTGATCCGATGACTCCCTCTTTTTCAAATTCTCTCATTACGTCTACAGGTAAAACTCTGTCTGAATCTTCGTTACAGTAAACTGGGTCAAATCCACCGTGAGCTGTTTCGTAAGTGTCTTCTGTTAAGTCATTTACGCCAGTGATGTCATATTCACCATATTTACTTGCTGATGATGATTCAATGTGGTCTGGATTGCCCTTTGGAACAATACCACCTGAAGTACATAATGCAATCTTAGCTTTTGAAAGATCTTTAATAGCTGGTTGTGGATCTACTCTATCGAACTCTGGCATTGGGTATTCTGTTACGAATTCTTCGCCTTTAAGTTTCTTTAAGAGCATATCAACAGCTCTCTTTGAACCAGTTTCTTCGTGGAAGAAGTTGTATCTGATTCCTCTTTCAATATAGCCTTCTTCTTCTGGTGTTCCGATTTCTTCGCCTTTAACTAACTTTAATGCTAAGTTTGCGATAGCTGGAACAGCCTTACCCATTGCTGCTGCTGAGTTACCTGTTGATACAATGTAAACAGATTTCTTAAACATATCAGCGCCTGGGTTTTCGATATACATACCGGTTACAGATGGAATTCCAAGTTCATTTTGAACTGCATCTGCAATAGTAGCACATGCTACCCCGTAACGTCCTGCGTTAAACGCTGGACCGGCGATAAATAAATCGGGTTTAATTTCTTCAACAATTTTGAGAATTTCAGCTTTAGCATCATCGATGTTTTCACCGAAGTATGAGTCACCACAAATGATGGTTTTTACTATATCAGCTTCGCCTTTAAATGCACCTTTAAGAGCATTACCAGGGCCAACTGCACCATCTCTAACCTCAGGCTTAATGTCAGCCTTTTCTTCCCCACCGATACCGGCGAAGAATTGGTTAATATAGTGAACAACTTTGATTTTCTCCATTGTGTTCCCCCTTTCTTCTATTCGGATGTGAATTTATAAAAATTGACAGTGCTGATCTCTCATTTCTTTGATTTCAGCGTTAATTGCTTCGCCATCAAGGACCATTTCCATCATTCCAATTTGTTCATCATAAACAGCTGGATCGATTTCGGCCTTAACTTCTTCTTCTAGTACATGGTATACCTTAAGTCCCAACGAGACTCCGGCGAGCGGACCTGCCCAGGTTGGATCTCCTGCAGTAACTGTTTCAGCAGCTAATCCTGCTGTTTCTGCTTCAGCTCCACCTAGTAAAACTACAACATTTTCTGCGCCGTACTTATCTGCGGCTTCTTTAACTCTGTTTTGGTTTTCCAAGTCCATTGCTCCTGCGGCGGTTCAGACGAAGCATTCAGTAGCTGAAAATACGACTTCAGCTGGTGTCGTCTTAATGCACTCTTCCATTGCAGGACCAGGAATACCATCTCTGTCACCAATGATGATGACTTTTGTATTGTCATTAAATAACATTCTTGGTTCCTCCCTTAAAATTTTAATTTTTGTTATTGTTTGTGAAAAATATTACTATTTTCCTCTAGCAGTTAAATATCCAAATCCAGTTTCGTTTGTTGCACCTGTAATTGCTTGGATTTCAACTTCTAATGATCCGTCTTCTCTAATTGCTTTGTCGGATCCACCAGCGATAATTGCAACATATTTTTCATCGCCGATTACGTGGTCAAGTTTTGGTAATACAACAACTTCGTTTGCGTTACCACCTGTTACTACAGCATCTGCTAGTGGGTCAGCGTCAGCTAATGATTGGCTGGCACCGTCACGGCCTGCATATTCGTCTGTAATGATAACAGTCTTAACACCTTGTTTTTCAATCTTCTTGCAGTTCATGATTAGGTCTGTATCTGGGTTACCAAATCCTTCTTGTGAAAGAATGATACCATCAAGATCTAAATATCTGCAAAGTTTAGCTGTCCAGTTTGAAGAACGTTCCTTATCAGCTAGGTAAACGTTTTCGTTAGTAATAATCATACCTACGAAGTTGATTTCCTTGCCGTGAATCTTGTATAGATTCTTGATAACGTCGTTGTTCATGTGAACATAGCTTGGGTTTTTATCACAGCTTGAAACACAGTTTCCGCTGATGATAGCTCCATCCATAACTTCTGTTGGATATAACAGTGTTGGTACAATTTGTTTTGCGTCTACACCATATACATATGTGTCATGGAGTAGGCCTTGAGATTGTAGCATTTGTACATAAGCTACTCTTGGTAGTCCTTTGAATTTTTCAGCACCTTCCATCAAAGGTAATGTTTCATAAACTTCAACTTCATCAGGTTCTATATTTCTTCCTGCTTCTGCAAGATACATAGCTGTTTTAAATCCAGCTAATCTTAGAGCCTTTTCGTGATTGTGTTGCTTTAATCCTTCGATTGGATCAGCTTTCAATACGATGTTTAAAGTTTTTGAAAATGGTGTGTAGTCTGCACCTGGTCCAGTCATGTCTACGATTCCTTCTTGGAAGCCGACAACTTTACCAGTTGTTACAACTGCACAACCTTTGAGTACGTGGGTTTTACCACTTCCTACAACATCAACTTTTGACATAACCCCTGGGAAAATTCCCCCTGGGCCTTCAACTTTTACGCGTGGTTCAACAACATCTTTAACTGGTGTAATTCTGATGCTTTCACCTGGTCTAGCAAGTTCAACATCTGCAGTTGCGATGTGTTCGTCCTCTAAAACTAAATCGATAATTTCTTGTTTGTTAACAAAGAGAGTGCCGTTTTCGATTTTAGTTTCATTTCCGAATTGGATATCCTTAATAAGAATATTACCTATTTCGAGACGCATAAATTCACCTCCTTAAAATATTTATTTATCTAATCTGTGCACCGGGGAGGTGCACAGATTAAAACTAAATTATTGGTATATTATTTATACCCAGTACTTAAGCGTACTTTTCAAGCATGGCGCGAACATTTTCTTTTGTTGCGTCATCTGTGGTTACTGCATCAATTCTTTCACCATCTTTGTAGATAGCGATTACTGGTAGACCCATAACTTTTTCTCTAATAGCTAGTCTTCTACCTAAACCGATATCAAATGATGTGAATTTGATATTTTCGAAATCTTTTTCCATATCATGAACATGTGGCATTAAAGCTTTGCATGGTTCGCATGATTGGCTCCAGAAATCTACTAGTACGTATCCTTCAGCTTCTTTAACTTCTTGGTCGAAATTTTCTTTTGTTAATTCTAACATTGATTTCCTCCTTTTAGAATGCTGCAGACTATTCTGCAAAGTTTTCTTCTATATATTTTTCAGCTTGTGTGGCAGCAATTGCACCGTCACTGGTAGCTGTAACCACCTGTCTTAATAGTTTCTTTCTATTGTCTCCTGCTGCAAATACTCCTGGAATATTTGTGTGCATGTTTTCATCTGTTACGATGTAACCATTTTCCACGTTTACAACATCTTTAACAATGTCATTTTGTGGTAGGAATCCGATAAATACGAAGCAGCCAAATGTTCCGTCTTCTTCATCAGCATGGATTTCTCTGGTTTCTTTTGTTTTAGAATCTTCGAGAACCATTGTGCTTAACAAACCGTCGCCCTTAAATTCTACAACATTTGTGTTGAAAATAAAATCAAGTTTTGGATTGTTGAAAGCCTTTTCTTGAATACTCTTAGCAGCTCTAAGGTCTTCTTTTTCTTTTCTGTAAATAATTGTAACTTTTCTAGCAAACTTTGTTAAGTACATAGCTTCTTCAAGTGCTGAATCTCCACCACCAACTACATATACTTCAAAATCTTCAAAGAATGCTGCGTCACATGTAGCACAGTAGCTTACGCCACGACCTGTGAATTCTTTTTCACCTGGGCATCCGATGTATCTTGGTGATGCACCTGTAGCAACGATAACTGCTTTGGCTTCATAAGTTTTTTCTCTTCCGATAAGCTTTTTAACTTTTCCTTCAAGTTCAACTTCTTGGATTGTATCTAGTACAAATTCTGATCCAAATCCTTCAGCTTGTTCTTTCATTCTTTTGATAAGTGATGGTCCGCCTGCGTTTTCAACGCTTCCTGGATAGTTAGCTACTTCATCAGTAGTAACGATTTGTCCACCTGCTTTTTCTTTTTCAATAATGATTGTTTTGAGCTTAGCTCTTGCTGCGTATAAGCCAGCAGCTAGTCCTGCTGGACCGCCTCCGATAATTGCTATATCGTACATAAAAACCCTCCTTAACTTATTTTATATATACCCAATCTACAAACAATAATAACGGACATAAAAACAAGAACTCCTTACAATTCTGTAGCGAATAGCTTAAAACTTCAGAGTTCTGTCCTTCACATAATTCTTTTACCTGAGTTTTCTAAGCAAAGCTTATTATACCTTCGGTGCCAAACTGGTCTCTCTTATGTGCTATCATCCAGTATATTGAGTTTGTAAATTAATTATATCATATTTTTTTATAAAATCAATAGTTAAGTTTATTCATCCCAACTATAAGCAGAGTGTCCATCTACTCACTAGACACATACCCAATAACAAGGGATTTATAAACATATTTTTACATTATATTTAAAATTTTTTATTATTGTAACTTTGCTGACTTTTCTTATTAACTCTCCTTGTTCACTACATAAGAAGCAATGTTGTTGGAGTGGTCACTAATTCTTTCTAGATTTGAAATGCAGTCCAAAAATACAATGCCCGGGGCAGCATCTACATATTTATTGGCAAGTCTACGTATGTGGTTTTGCCTATAAGTTTCTTCCATTTGGTCAACGCTATCTTCTATTTCAAAAGCCTTTTGAGCTAAATCTTCATCTCTTTCTACAAAAGCTTCTATAGCTGTTTTGAAAACATTTTCACAGGCATCAAACATATGACCAAGTTCTTCTAAGCCATCTTGGGAGAAAATTATTTCATCGTTTTCAATGTCTTCGTAGAGTTCGCAAATATTTTTAATATGGTCACCAACTCTCTCGATGTCGTTTATCATATACAAAAGATCGTCAATTTCCTTGTGCTCTGTGTCATTCAATAGAGATTCACGGCTTAAGGCAACTAAATAATTGGTAATTGACCTCTGCATGGAATTTATAACTTTTTCTCGTTCCATAATAGATTCGTAGTTTTTAGCCTTGCTATTTATTATTAAATCTTTAACCTCTTGCTGACTTTCTTTTACAAAGTCACCCATTCTAAGAGTTTCCTGCATGGCTTGACCCAAAGCAATTGACGGAGTCTTTAACATTCTTTCGTCAAGGTAAACTGTAAACTCATCCCCGTTGTCGCTGCCTGGTATAACTTTTTCAGCTAAGGCTACAAGTTGTTTAGTAAATGGATATAATAACATGGTATTTATAAGGTTAAAGCCCAAGTGGCTGATAGCTATTTGAGATGGAAGCGATGAAAAATTGCTTTCCATAAAATTGACGAATGATTCTTTAAAAATAACAAATAAAATCAAAAATATCATTGACCCGATTACGTTAAAAATAAAGTGTAAAAATGCCGCCCTCTTTGCAGTCCTATGAGCGCCCATGGAGCTAATGGCAGCTGTTATAGTACTACCGATATTGGATCCTAATAGGATAGGAAAAGCAGCTCCGATTGTAATTAAATTTTGCATGCCAAGGGCTTGGACAATACCAACTATAACAGATGAGCTTTGAACCATAGCTGTGGCAACAAAACCAACTAGCATACCAATAATTGGTGATTGCAAGGTGGCAATTGCGTTAACAAAAAAAGGAGTATCGCCTAATGGTGCGAGCCCGCCTTCCATTGTCATCATACCGAAAAACAAAATACCAAAGCCTAGGATAGCTTCCCCCGTTGCCTTGACAGTTTTGTTTTTTCCAGCGAGCACTAGAAGCGTTCCGATGCCTATCAAAAGTGGGGCATATTGATTTAAATTTAAAGCAATCAATATACCTGTCATGGTTGTACCAATATTGGCACCCATAATGACTCCGAGAGCTTGAGTAAGGGTCATTATATCAGCATTAACAAAACCCACAACCATAATAGTTGTAGCAGCACTTGATTGAATCATGGCCGTTACAAAAGCACCAACTATTATGCCTCTGATTGTAGATTTGGTAAGGGCACCTACAATCGCTTTAAGTTTTCTACCCGCAGCCTTTTGTAGACCATCGCCCATTAGTGTCATGCCATATAAAAAGAGTCCTAATCCTCCTATGACTTGCATCGCAATTTCCATATGCTACTCCTTTAAAAAATATTCTAATTCTATTGTATATCTTATTTATTAAATTGTAAAGTGTTTTAGATCACCTTTTTAGGAAGGGAAAATCCAATTGGCGGAGAGCCTCATATAGGACAATATTCGCAGAGTTGGCCAAATTTAAACTTCTTTTTATCTCCGTTATCATAGGAATTTTTATTAACGATTGCCTGTAGGCATCTAGAATTTCATTTGGCAGCCCCTTGGTTTCTTTACCAAAAACAATAAAATCATTGTCCTTGTATTCTACTTCATGATAATACTTTGTGGCCTTGGTAGTTGCAAAATAAATATTAGCCCCCTTGTTTTTTTCTATAAATTCATCAAAATTTTTATAAATGCTAAGATCAACAAGTGGCCAGTAATCTAGTCCAGATCTTTTTAAATACTTGTCTGAAATTTCAAAGCCAAAGGGCTCTATTAAATGAAGCCTGGTCGATGTCAGGGCGCAAGTCCTGGCAATGGCTCCTGTGTTATGGGGAATTTCCGGTTCATGCAAAACAATATTTAACATCCTAATAGCTCCTTAATCTTTTTGTATACACCCTCTTCATTATAATGACCAATGATTTCTGATTTTGAAATAGCTTTTATATGATCAGGAGCATTCCCCATCAAAAATCCATGACCAACTATATTTAGCATAGGCAAATCATTTTCATTGTCTCCAAAAGCGGCCACATCTTTTAAATCTATATTGTGACTTTGAGCAATTGTTTTAATGGCAATTTCTTTTGTAGCAAGTGGCGATGTTATTTCTATATTATTAATCCATGATGAGCTGTTGTGAATATTATTTTCATCCAAAAATCTTCTAAAGGCAAGCCTTTTTTCATTGTCGTCATCAATTATTATTATTTTATAAATCTCTTCGTCCAAGTTTTTCATTGCGTCAAAATCCATAATCCTAACTTTCAAGAGATCGTCATAGCCCTTTGGCATCCTTCTCCTATTGGTGGCGCTTGGATTGTCACCATAAGGAGTTATTAGTCCATCAATTGGATATAGATGAAAATACATATCTGTTTTCCTTAAAAGATCAATTGCCAGATTTAACTTATCTCTATCAATTGGAGCATTATAAATTTTATTGTCATTCTCATCAAAAATGCAAGCTCCATTTGTGCTTGCAATTGATGCATTTAATCCGTAGACTTCCTTGTATTTCTTTGGACTAATATAGACCCTACCCGTTATAAGAGCGAGTTTTATACCATTGTCCTGGGCGTAATGCAGGGCTTTTAAAGTGTTATTTGAAATTTCATAGTTGCTATTTAATAAGGTGCCATCCATATCAAAAGCCATTAGTTTAATTGCCATCTGTTTCCTCAATTATCTTTTTGAGCTCTTCCATAAAAGTTTTTGAGTCTTTAAAAGACCTGTATACACTTGCGAACCTAACATAGCTTATCTCGTCAACTTTTTTCAGAGCTTCCATAACCATCTCTCCAATTTCTGATGTTGGAATTTGCTTTACCATTTGGTTTCTACATT contains:
- the grdA gene encoding glycine/sarcosine/betaine reductase complex selenoprotein A: MLFNDNTKVIIIGDRDGIPGPAMEECIKTTPAEVVFSATECFVUTAAGAMDLENQNRVKEAADKYGAENVVVLLGGAEAETAGLAAETVTAGDPTWAGPLAGVSLGLKVYHVLEEEVKAEIDPAVYDEQIGMMEMVLDGEAINAEIKEMRDQHCQFL
- a CDS encoding Na/Pi cotransporter family protein, whose amino-acid sequence is MEIAMQVIGGLGLFLYGMTLMGDGLQKAAGRKLKAIVGALTKSTIRGIIVGAFVTAMIQSSAATTIMVVGFVNADIMTLTQALGVIMGANIGTTMTGILIALNLNQYAPLLIGIGTLLVLAGKNKTVKATGEAILGFGILFFGMMTMEGGLAPLGDTPFFVNAIATLQSPIIGMLVGFVATAMVQSSSVIVGIVQALGMQNLITIGAAFPILLGSNIGSTITAAISSMGAHRTAKRAAFLHFIFNVIGSMIFLILFVIFKESFVNFMESNFSSLPSQIAISHLGFNLINTMLLYPFTKQLVALAEKVIPGSDNGDEFTVYLDERMLKTPSIALGQAMQETLRMGDFVKESQQEVKDLIINSKAKNYESIMEREKVINSMQRSITNYLVALSRESLLNDTEHKEIDDLLYMINDIERVGDHIKNICELYEDIENDEIIFSQDGLEELGHMFDACENVFKTAIEAFVERDEDLAQKAFEIEDSVDQMEETYRQNHIRRLANKYVDAAPGIVFLDCISNLERISDHSNNIASYVVNKES
- a CDS encoding glycine/sarcosine/betaine reductase component B subunit — translated: MRLEIGNILIKDIQFGNETKIENGTLFVNKQEIIDLVLEDEHIATADVELARPGESIRITPVKDVVEPRVKVEGPGGIFPGVMSKVDVVGSGKTHVLKGCAVVTTGKVVGFQEGIVDMTGPGADYTPFSKTLNIVLKADPIEGLKQHNHEKALRLAGFKTAMYLAEAGRNIEPDEVEVYETLPLMEGAEKFKGLPRVAYVQMLQSQGLLHDTYVYGVDAKQIVPTLLYPTEVMDGAIISGNCVSSCDKNPSYVHMNNDVIKNLYKIHGKEINFVGMIITNENVYLADKERSSNWTAKLCRYLDLDGIILSQEGFGNPDTDLIMNCKKIEKQGVKTVIITDEYAGRDGASQSLADADPLADAVVTGGNANEVVVLPKLDHVIGDEKYVAIIAGGSDKAIREDGSLEVEIQAITGATNETGFGYLTARGK
- the trxB gene encoding thioredoxin-disulfide reductase: MYDIAIIGGGPAGLAAGLYAARAKLKTIIIEKEKAGGQIVTTDEVANYPGSVENAGGPSLIKRMKEQAEGFGSEFVLDTIQEVELEGKVKKLIGREKTYEAKAVIVATGASPRYIGCPGEKEFTGRGVSYCATCDAAFFEDFEVYVVGGGDSALEEAMYLTKFARKVTIIYRKEKEDLRAAKSIQEKAFNNPKLDFIFNTNVVEFKGDGLLSTMVLEDSKTKETREIHADEEDGTFGCFVFIGFLPQNDIVKDVVNVENGYIVTDENMHTNIPGVFAAGDNRKKLLRQVVTATSDGAIAATQAEKYIEENFAE
- the trxA gene encoding thioredoxin TrxA; protein product: MLELTKENFDQEVKEAEGYVLVDFWSQSCEPCKALMPHVHDMEKDFENIKFTSFDIGLGRRLAIREKVMGLPVIAIYKDGERIDAVTTDDATKENVRAMLEKYA
- the grdB gene encoding glycine reductase complex selenoprotein B; this translates as MEKIKVVHYINQFFAGIGGEEKADIKPEVRDGAVGPGNALKGAFKGEADIVKTIICGDSYFGENIDDAKAEILKIVEEIKPDLFIAGPAFNAGRYGVACATIADAVQNELGIPSVTGMYIENPGADMFKKSVYIVSTGNSAAAMGKAVPAIANLALKLVKGEEIGTPEEEGYIERGIRYNFFHEETGSKRAVDMLLKKLKGEEFVTEYPMPEFDRVDPQPAIKDLSKAKIALCTSGGIVPKGNPDHIESSSASKYGEYDITGVNDLTEDTYETAHGGFDPVYCNEDSDRVLPVDVMREFEKEGVIGSLHNKFYTTVGNGTAVASAKKFAAEYAQKLIADGVDAVIMTSTUGTCTRCGATMVKEIERAGLPVVHMCTVVPISQTVGANRIVPTIAIPHPLGDPKLSKEEEYELRKKLVRKALDALTTEVDGQTVFDN
- the trmL gene encoding tRNA (uridine(34)/cytosine(34)/5-carboxymethylaminomethyluridine(34)-2'-O)-methyltransferase TrmL, encoding MLNIVLHEPEIPHNTGAIARTCALTSTRLHLIEPFGFEISDKYLKRSGLDYWPLVDLSIYKNFDEFIEKNKGANIYFATTKATKYYHEVEYKDNDFIVFGKETKGLPNEILDAYRQSLIKIPMITEIKRSLNLANSANIVLYEALRQLDFPFLKR
- a CDS encoding Cof-type HAD-IIB family hydrolase, whose translation is MAIKLMAFDMDGTLLNSNYEISNNTLKALHYAQDNGIKLALITGRVYISPKKYKEVYGLNASIASTNGACIFDENDNKIYNAPIDRDKLNLAIDLLRKTDMYFHLYPIDGLITPYGDNPSATNRRRMPKGYDDLLKVRIMDFDAMKNLDEEIYKIIIIDDDNEKRLAFRRFLDENNIHNSSSWINNIEITSPLATKEIAIKTIAQSHNIDLKDVAAFGDNENDLPMLNIVGHGFLMGNAPDHIKAISKSEIIGHYNEEGVYKKIKELLGC